GCCAAGTTGCGTACAGGGCCGCTTCATGTCTCTTTAACATAATTCACCTCATAATTTTAGTATCCAAGTGACGTAAGCCAACGATCAACTCTGCCTTGGACGTCGCCGCGGGAATATGCAACATCGCTTCCTCGAATGGCCAAACCTTTCAAAATACGGGCTTTGGGATATTGCCTGCGTAGTACTTCGGGGTAGTTAGCTAAGCCGGACCCCTCGTGTGTCGAGAAGGGAACGACATTTTTGCCATTCAAATCCACTGCGTCCAAGAATGTATGAACGACCATTGGATAATCTCCCCACCATACTGGTGCACCGATAAAGATTGTGTCATACTGACTGACATCAGGGATAGGATTTTTAATTTTCGGTCGTGCGTTGTCATTTTGTTCCTGCTGGGCAACCTCCGATGTTCTGTCAAAGCTCTTTGGATAGTCTTTGACAGGGACTATTTCATATTCGACGCCATTGGTTTTGCTTTTGATCATACCGGCGATCTGCTTCGTATTTCCGATTTTTAAAACTCTATCCTTGTAAATACTGGATGCAGCTTCACGCCTAGAAAAATAAACGATCAGTGTTTTCTGTTTTCCTTTAACTTTGCCGCCTTGATTATTAGATGATACATTTTGATTGACGGTTGTGGTTGGTGAATTTTTGTTCTGGCCGCGCAGAAGATCGAATCCGATAACGGCGGTCGCGATAATGGCGATAGCGGCGATAAATAGGGTAACACGGGTTTTCATGAGTAACCTCTTTCTAAAATAGGATGGGGGTCCGCTCTTTTTAAGAACGCGATTTAGTAAAAACTTGGTTTGGGATAGTCCTCGGTTCCGGGCTCTGCAATTCCAACCGAAGCTCGAAGATCCCGTGTTGGATCGGCGATTAAATCTAAGACATATTGCGTGATCGCCTGTCGTGTGACCTGTGCACCGCGAAATTGTTCTCCCTTTTGCATTGTAAAGTATCTTGTGTTGCCAATTTGGTTATATAACCAAGTCATGCGCATATAGGTATAGTCCAAATCGCTATTTTCAATCTTATTGATCATTTCGCGACGTTCAGGCGAGATTTCACCCATCATGCGTTTATTCCAACGCCCGAATTCACCAACAACTTCGTTATAGATACTCAAAGCACCAGCAATGATCAGACGCTTCACATGGTTAGTATCCATTGCCGAAATCACTGTGCTGACTACTGGCAAACGATCAAAGTCCAAGTAAACCAAATCTTGTTTTGCGATTGCATTAGTGACGGCTTGCTGATCGGTCAGATCACCGGAAATAAGTGTGACACGATTGCTAGCTGCGTAATCTTGCAAACGCGTATCAGCGTTTCGTGCAAATAAAGTCAAATCGTGCGTTGTTTCTTTTAGCAATCGTTCTGTTAATTGCCGCGAGATTTGACCCGCAGCCCCAAGAATAATAATTTTCATGTATTGCTCCTTTTTGATCTAATTACCAAATGATAAACCTTGGAGTAAACTCCAGGTCAAGGTCTTGAAGGAAATCAGTTGTTTCATTATAAGCACCTGGTTAGGACTATGTTCATTGCCTTAAAAAATCTTAAAAATTAAAATGTTGCTGACAAAACTCGTCAAATTCATTTTTTTCTAAACACTTAAAATAGTCGGATTGACTGGTGTCAGTTAAAAAATAGAAGGCAGCGGATTGGTTAGGTGGCAGATAAGACAGTCTGAATTTAGTGGACTATAATATTTCTCGACTGGGCCAGATAAGTTACGAGGATCAGTACAGCACATTTGAGAGCTTTATCAAAGAATATCAGTTAGTGATGATTGTTCAGGAAACGTTTCGGACGATACTTTCAGGCTAATTGACCGTATTTTTGCAAATTTCTCATCTCATTTTGCAATGAATTATTCTGGCATAATCGCAATTAATATTGCTGGCTCGATAGTATGTCATTTGATCGGCCTAAAAGTTAATACGGAAGGGACAATTATTTTATGAATATAAAAGAGGCAAGTGAAATAACTAAAGTTAGTTCTGATACAATCCGCTACTACGAAAAAATTGGTTTGATTCCGCCAATTAATCGGACGAGTTCCGGTATTCGCGATATAGATGAGCGAATTATTGGCAGAATAACCTTTGTTCGTCAGATGCGGTCGGCTGGTATGAGTATTGAAAATCTATTGCTCTATATTCATTTAGTAGATTCCAGTGAGGATCATATCGCTGAACAAAAAGATTTGTTAAAACAACAGTTATCAGTCATGGAAGAAAAACGAGATGATCTGCAGGCTGCAATCGATCATTTGACCTGGAAATTGGATCATTATGAAGATCATATGGTCAAAGCTGAAGCGGAATTAACGCGCTTGGAAAAAAAGCATGTTCAAGATCAGGCTATTGATTAATTAAATCTGAGTACAAAAAAACACGCCGGATTGGCGCGTTTTTAATATGGAAAAAAGCAGTTATTGCTTTTCGTTTTCGACCATTTTCACAAAATAATCATGAAAACGACTATCACCAGCTAATTCAGGATGAAAGGCACAAGCTAAGAATCGGCCTTGCCGGCAGGCCACTATATGTTCCTCATAGGTTGATAGTACTTGTACATTATCCTCAACGCTCTTGATATATGGCGCGCGGATGAAGATACCGTCAAAGTTTTCTGCAACATCCTTGATCTGCAATGTTGTCTGGAAACTATCTACTTGGCTGCCGAATGCATTGCGCTTAACATCGATATCCAATAAAGCCAAATGAGGGCCTTTGCGTCCTTCTATTTGTTTGGCCATTAAAATTAATCCGGCACATGTCCCAAAGACAGGTTTGCTTTTGGCGAAGTGTTTAACAGCCTTAAACAAACCGCTTCGGTCCATTAAACGCCGCATAGTTGTACTTTCACCACCAGGCAGCACCAGACCATCCAAATCAGAAAGTTCTTCAGGATGCTTAACTGTGACTGCTTGTGCGCCGGATTTTTCTAATGCTTTCACGTGTTCGCTAACAGCACCTTGAAGCGCCAGGACACCGATTTTGACTGTCATGGGCAACTCCTTAAATCCCACGTTCCTGCATGTGTTCAGCCGGTGTCAGAACACTCATATCGATGCCCTTCATCGGGTTGCCCAGTCCCTTAGAGAGTTCAGCAATACGAGCATAATCTTTATAATAAGTCGTGGCCTCAACGATTGCTTTAGCGAACTTTGCTGGATTTTCAGATTTGAAAATGCCCGATCCAACGAACACGCCATCAGCACCCAACTCCATCATCAAAGCAGCATCCGATGGTGTCGCCACACCGCCGGCAGCAAAGTTAACAACTGGCAGGCGGCCGGCTTTTTTAATTTCCATCAAAACTTCATAAGGTGCGCCTAATTCTTTTGCATAAACCATCACTTCATCTGATGACATGCCGACCAATTTGCGAACCTGGCTGTTGACCAAACGCATATGGCGGACAGCTTCTACGATATTACCAGTACCTGGTTCTCCTTTGGTACGAAGCATTGCAGCGCCTTCACCGATTCTTCTGGCAGCTTCGCCTAAATCACGGCAGCCACAAACAAAGGGAATCGTAAAGGCCTTCTTATCAATATGATAGACATCATCGGCGGGTGTCAAAACCTCACTTTCGTCGATATAGTCAACTTTCATAGCCTCTAGAACCCTAGCTTCGACAATATGCCCGATTCGCGCTTTAGCCATGACTGGTATCGAGACAGCATTTTGTACTTGTTCAACGATAGCCGGATCAGCCATTCTTGCAACGCCCCCAGCTTTTCGAATGTCTGATGGGACGCGTTCCAATGCCATAACAGCTGTTGCACCAGCCTCTTCGGCGATCTTAGCTTGTTCTGCATTGATGACGTCCATGATGACGCCGCCTTTTTGCATTTCAGCCATGCCTCTTTTAACGATTTGTGTTCCTTTTTCTTCCAATTTCTACCTCCGAATAATTGTCTTTAATAATAGCTTAAACATTACCTAGTTTAAATATGTACAAGCAAAAAGTATGCATTTGCTCATGATGTTTTGAAATCACAAATCATCTGAGTCAGAAAAAAGTTTTGAGAAATACCTTTCCGGCGAATCCAAGAAATTGCGTAAAAAAGATACTTGCGGAATTTGGTCGTAACTGATTTTTTTCAGTCCGGTATCCGATAGCTGCATGATGTCCGTTTTTGGGTAGGCCATGATAATCGGCGAATGGGTCGCAATGATGAATTGAGCTCCTTGCAGGACAGCTTCGTGAATGAGATAAATAAGTGACAGCTGGTTTTCAGATGTGAGTGGCGCTTCGGGCTCATCTAATAGGTAGAGAGCATTAGGCCTGAAACGTGTCTTAAAAATTTCCAGAAACGCCTCAGCATGCGATACCTTATCCAAATCAATCGGATACAAGCGTGCCAGATCGTATAATGTATGCAGATAGGGGATTCGAGCCAAGCTATGCGGATCTTGAATCTGGCTTAGTTCCTGCTGTGCATCATATTTTCTTTGCTGCGTCTCCCTGATAAAAGAAATAAAATCGTCGGCTCGAAAAAAGAAACCACGCTTATTCTGTTGCTGCCAGTGTAAGCTGAGGTATGGTTCGAGTTTTTCGATTGCGGCATATTCAGGGTTATGCAGTAGTGGTTGTCCAGTCATTGCTATCGCTTGATTCGATAAGGCAATGGCCTCCATGAGCGAAGATTTGCCGGATCCATTGTCGCCCACGAGAATTGTCACGGGAGTCGAGAAACGTATTTTGTCCGTTTGCAAAAACCAGGGCAGATTAAAAGGGTAGGTATTTTCCTTCTTGGCACTTGTCCTGAAAATAATTTCTTTTAGCAACATAAACTAAGTTTAAAACTCGAGCGGCGACCTATGACAACAAAAATTCCAACAATCGTCCCTAAAGCAAGTCATTAAATTTCAGCAATAGCGAATAGCTGAGATTGTTTTGCGGCTACAGTGATATCGAAAATATTGTGATAAAGATTGCTTTTAAAAACACTGTCATTTGTCTCTCAAAGCGAGTAAAAAACTCTATAATATATACTTATTGCAGTTAGGATAATGCGTCGTTTGCAAGGCTCCATAGGCCGGAGAAATTCTTGGCAAGAGAACGCAAATAGTCAACAAAAAGTTATGAAAGCCGCAATAACTAAAACTTATGACAATTCTGATCAGGCACTCAATGAGTATTCACTAGAAAATGCAAATGGTACTCGAATTTCGGTCAATGGTCTTACGGCGTCTTTGGACGAGTATACTTTCTCTCCTTCCACCAACCGACTTGTCTTTTTTGATCAGGTTGTATTTGATGCACACCTGAAAGCCCATCAACGGAATGCAGAGGTGACTGTTCACGAGAACTCATTGACATTCGCGTTTCTTCCACAACTGCAGCAAAAAATCAGCGAACCCGTGAAACAAATTTCGTATAGTTTATTTGAGGATGATTCTCTATCGGCTAAATTTAACAATGGCCAATCCGCTGATCAGAACTTGGATGTAGTACGTGATCATTTATCTCAATTTCGGCTGCAGGCAGAAGGCTATCAAGCAATAAAACTGTCTGGGTCGTCTGTTAATCAGATTCTTGCGCAATCTGCCAAAAGCAAAATGTGGCCTTGGCTTGACCGAACGCGTTTTTTGGATTGGCAGAGTTTTTTTGGTCAACCGGATCGTGATCAAGTACCAGCATTATTGTTTACATTGGCTGCTCGGGATGAGCGGAAACAAGCAGCATTGGTGTTTCGAAACCAAACCAAAACACAACGCTTAGAAATCTACAGTAATGCGCAGCGGCTTATGTTTCAAAAAAAATCATATGCATCACATTCATTTTTAACCCTAAATTTTTTCTTAGCATTCAGTCAGAAGCAATCAGCACTACCTTCAAACCGGGATCTTTGGATTAATTACAAAATTTACACATAACAAAGGACAACTTTATGCATAGCCTGACTGAAGGAAAACCTCTTAAATTAATAATTTTCTTTACGATTCCGCTGCTTTTAGGGAATCTCTTCCAGCAGTTATATACGCTGACAGATACGGTTATTGTCGGGCGCACGCTGGGTGTTAATGCCTTGGCTGCAGTCTCCTTAGCTACAACTCTCAATTGGCTGTTGGTAGGTTTTGCACAAGGTTTTACTGCGGGTACTGCAATTATCACAGCTAAACGTTTCGGTGCAGGAGATTTAAGAGGCGTTCGCCAGTCTATGGTAACGACAATTATCTGTACAGCCGCACTGACTGCTATTATGACCTTTATTGCTGTTGTATTTAATAAGGAAATTCTTCAATTAATGCAAACACCACAAGCTGTCATGGAACAGGCAAATATTTTCCTTACTATCTTGTTAGGATTTATGTTCACAACCATGAGTTATAATCTCGCGGCCAACGCTATGCGTGCGGTTGGCAATTCGCGTGCGCCGCTGATTTTTCTCATTGTGGCCGTCTTTTTCAATATTGTTCTCGAATTACTCTTTGTTGTTGTTTTTTCCTGGGGAGTTGCCGGTGCGGCTTTTGCTACTGTGATTGCACAACTTATTTCCGGCGCCATCAGTTTTGTCTATATCTATCGGGTTCTGCCCGTTTTGCAAGTTCATCGTCAGGATTGGCATACAAGCTGGTCAGATATCAAAGAGCATCTTCACTCCGGGTTGCCGATGGCTTTTCAGAATTCAATTATCGCGATTGGTGCTGTTATCCTGCAAACAGCTTTGAATACCTTAGGCACTGATTCTGTTGCGTCTTCAGGCGCGGCTTCACGAATTGACCAACTGGCAACTTTACCAATGATGAGTGTGGGGATCACAATGGCCACTTTTACAGCTCAGAATCTTGGCGCAAAAAAATACTCACGAATTTTGGAGGGAGTTAAACAGGCCCTGTTTGTTAGCGGCAGCTGGGCGGTCTTAATGTCGATTTTGGAAATTAATTTCGGCCATTATCTGATTCAGTTTATTTTGGGCGCTGGAAGTCAGCAGAACAATGTATTGGCACTTTCACGTACCTATTTTCTGGTTAACGGAGGGCCCTATATCTTGCTGGCCACTCTATTCCTGATACGGTATACCTTACAAGGCCTGGGTAATGCATCGGTACCCACGGTAGCCGGTATCTTTGAATTATCTATGAGAGCTTTCGCCGGCCTCGTTCTTGTTGGCTTGTTTGGTTATACCGGTGCAGTTCTTGGATCACCTTTAGCTTGGGCAGGATCTTTGCTAGCTTTGACGCCAGCTTGGTTTTCGGCACGACGAAAATTGACTAAATTAAAAGATGGTCAGGAAGTCGATATACATCTGGAAGGCCGCTAAACAAGAGCCAACTTTTTAGGGTTGGTCTTTCCGGCCGTTTCCGTTTATAATAATAGTCAGGAATGGTCAAATAATGGCAGAAGCGAATATATCAGATTTAATTGAACAATACTTAAAGGAAATCCTCAGTCAGGATGATTTTGCTGAAATTAAACGCAGCGAAATCGCCAGTCGTTTTGCTGTTGTGCCAAGCCAGATTAATTACGTGATTAATACACGATTTACACTGCAAAACGGTTATGTTGTCGAATCCAAGCGAGGCGGCGGCGGATATATTCGTATTGAACATGTTGACTTGGTTGACGATACCAAAATTTTCGATGAACTGATCGATTATATCGGTGATTCGATTGGTGAGAATAATGCTGGACAAATTATTACGGCACTATTGAATGATAAAGTGGTCAGCGAACGTGAGGCAAATCTGATGGCGGCAGCCATTGACAAGAATTCTTTGCGGATTTCTGATAAAGTATCTGAAAACACAGTTAGGGCTCGTGTCCTTGTTGGCATGGTCAATCGACTGAGATTTGAGAGTACAAACACACATGGATAATCAATACACAACTTCAGCAAAAAATGTTTTACTTCTGGCCCAAGAACAGGCGAAGTATTTTAAACATGAAATTGTCGGTTCCGAACATTTGTTATTGGCTTTGGCACTCGAAAAAGATGGCTTGGCCAGCAAAGTTCTTCAAGACTATAACGTTACCGATGATGACATTAGAAATGAAATCGAACAATTTACAGGTTACGGTTCACATGAGAATGTGACAGCCGGCTTTTTGGCTTATTCGCCGAAGGCACAGGAAATCCTGAAGAACGCTGCCTTACAGGCACAAAGCTTGGGTGCAAAAAAAATCGCCACAGAGCATCTGTTGTTGGCTCTGCTAAATGATGAGTCTATTCTTAGTTCGAGGATTTTAGTCAGCCTTGATGTTCGTCTGCAGGATTTGACGAAAGCTGTTTTCAAGCGAATTGGTGTTGATCCAACGCAGCAGCGGGCAGCTCAGGTACAAAATCAGTCTAATCAAGCTGGAACACCGACACTTGATTCAATGTCTCGGGATTTAACCGCGATGGCTCAGGCGGGTCAAATTGATCCAGTCGTCGGACGAGACCAAGAAGTCCATCGGGTGATTCAGATCTTGAGTCGCCGAACGAAAAATAATCCTGTCTTGATTGGTGAACCTGGTGTCGGAAAGACAGCGATTGCCGAAGGATTAGCCGAGAAAATCGTCAGTGGCCAAGTACCTTTTGATTTAGCTCATAAGCGTTTAATGGCATTGGATATGGGCGCTTTGATTGCCGGTACGAAATATCGTGGTGAATTTGAAGATCGTTTAAAGAAAATTATTAACGAAATTCACAACGATGGGCAGGTCATCCTGTTTATTGATGAATTGCACACGTTAATTGGTGCCGGTGGTGCCGAAGGCGCATTGGATGCTTCAAATTTGCTGAAGCCAGCTTTAGCTCGAGGTGAACTGCAGACAATCGGTGCGACGACCTTTGATGAATATCAGAAGTATATTGAATCTGATCAGGCTTTGGAACGGCGTTTTGCCAGTGTAACGATTGATGAACCGAATGAAGATGACTCAGTGCAGATTTTAAAGGGTCTGCGCCCTCGATATGAAGAGCACCACCATGTGAATATTTCTGATCAGTCGATTGAAGCAGCGGTCAAATTAAGTTCACGTTATATCACGGATCGATTCTTGCCGGATAAAGCGATTGATTTGATGGATGAGGCGGCAGCAAAAGTCAGAATCGACACAGTTCAGCCTGAAGACAAAAAAGCCGAATTGGAAAAACATCTGGCACAGTTGCGTGACCAATTGGATGATGCCGTTTCCTCTGGAGATTTCGATAAAGCTACTAAAATCCGCCAGGATGAAATCAAGATTAGAAAACAGTTAGCCTTAATTGAGACAGATACTTTGATCAACGGCAGCAAAGGGCATGGCTATGGCTTGACCGTTACTGAAAAAGATATTGCCGAAGTTGTCGGCCAGCAAACTGGCGTACCGGTAACACAGTTGCAGAAGTCGGAATCTGATCGTTTGCTGCATTTGGAGGCGATTCTGCATCGTCGGGTTGTCGGCCAAAATGAAGCTATTTCTGCTGTGGCACGGGCTATTCGTCGCGCACGGTCTGGTATCAAAGATCCTAGTCGACCAATTGGTACCTTTATGTTCCTTGGGCCGACTGGTGTTGGAAAGACTGAATTGGCTAAAGCACTAGCTGAGGCAATGTTTGATTCGGAAGATAATATGATTCGTGTTGATATGTCTGAATACCAAGAGTCATACTCTGCTTCGCGTTTAATCGGTTCAGCACCCGGCTATGTCGGCTATGACGAAGGCGGACAATTAACTGAGCGCGTTCGCAACCATCCTTACTCAGTTGTTTTGCTAGATGAGGCTGAAAAGGCGCATCCTGATATCTTTAATTTATTGCTTCAAGTATTTGATGATGGCTATATGACGGATTCTAAAGGACGCAAGGTTGATTTTAGAAACACGATCATTATTATGACATCGAACTTAGGTGCAACGCGTGTGCGTGATAACAAGCATGTTGGTTTTGGTGCTATGGAACCGCAGGACAATTATCAGGCGATGTCCAGTGAAATTCGTGCAGCCTTAAAAGAAAGGTTCCGTCCAGAATTTATCAATCGAATTGATGAGACAATTATTTTCCATTCTCTGAACAAGACTGAACTGCATAAAATTGTTGAACTAATGAGTCATGGAATTTTGGAGCGGGTTGCCGAACAAGGCATCGCGATTAAAATGAGTAAAACGGCCATTGACTTAGTCGCGCAAGCTGGATTTGATCCCGAATATGGTGCCCGCCCAATTCGTCGGGCTTTCCAAAATAATGTCGAAGATGTAGTGTCTGACGCATTATTATCCGGCAGGATCAAAGCTGGTGACTCGGTTACTGTAGGTGCCAAAAGAGGGAAAATCGACCTCTTAATCCATAAACAAACCGAAAAAAGTAAATGAGTGATAAAAGCCTGCCACTAGTTGGCAGGCTTTTTGAATATAATGGAAACTATGGCTGATTATGTCAAAGATATTCGTGCAAAAGTCGGGCATATGCCGCTCGTTATGGTTGGTGTTGGTGGGGCATATATTAAAGATGGCAAAGTTCTGCTGCAAGAACGTGCCGACACCGGCGGTTGGGGTTTGCCAGGCGGCTATATGGAATATGGCGAACGTGTTGAAGAGACGCTCAAACGGGAATTTAAAGAAGATGCCGGCTTGGAAATTTTGTCCTATCGTTTCCTAACTAATTTTGATCAGGAATTTTTCACTTATCCAAACGGTGATCAGACACAAGTATTGACACCTTTTTATCTCGTAACAGCTGTTAAAAATCAGCCAGCTGCATTTGATAAACATGAAACAAAAGCCATCGCTTTTTTTGATTTTGATCATTTGCCTGAGATCCATTTCGCATCACACAAAAAAATTCTAGCCTATCTGAAGACTTTGTTATAATAATTTTAAAGAGGTAAGTCCAGTGAAGAATACATTGATTTTAAATAGATAAAATTCGAGATTGGTGTATTTTTAATATTGTTTGAAACCACCGATTTCTAAAAGGTGGTTTTTATGTCTCTAAATATTACAAAATTAGAAAAAAGAGTTGATGGCCAACAGCTATTTACGGTTGACAAAGCGTTTATCAAAAATCGGGCACGTATCGGTGTGATTGGTGATAACGGCCAAGGTAAGACGACGCTCTTAAATATAATTGCTGGCCGAGATAAGGATTTTAGCGGGCAGTTGTACGTTAGCGGTTCTTTGGCCTTTGTTGCTCAAATAAATGATTTTGATCAATTATCAGGCGGTCAGCGTGTCAGACGTTTGATTGAAGAAGCTCTCTTGAAGCGTCCGGATTTATTGATCTTAGATGAACCCACGACACATTTGGATCAGGAAAATGTCAATTGGCTGTTGGGCAGATTAAAAAAGTTTTCCGGCAGCGTACTGGCTGTTTCTCATGACCGATATTTTCTTGACCAGTTTGCTCAAGAAATCTGGGCTTTTCAGGATCATCAGCTAACGGTGTTTCCGTCAACTTTACAAAATTTTTTGGACACACGGGCAGCACAAGCTGAAAGTCAAGCCGCGGCATTCAAGGAAAGCCGTAACAAGAAAAAGAAGCTCCAGAAGGCGGAAAACAGGGTTCGTGGCGAAGCACAAAGGATTAGCAATCATAGTGTACGGGATCCTTTTCATGCTAAAGTCGCCAAACAGATGTTTCAAGTGGCGAAAAATCTGCACCGCCATATGGATAATTTGAATGACGTTTCAAAACCTTTTGTCCAAAAGAAGCTGAAGCTGCAGCACCCGCTTCACATGGCTGCTGGCAAAAACCTTATAAAAGTTTTGAATCTAGACATTGTTCGAGATGGGCAGACGCTGGTTTCCGATCTAACTTTTTCAATCGCCGCTGGTGATAAAGTAGCTTTAATTGGCGAGAATGGTTCTGGCAAGACGACTTCTGTCGAAAGAATTTTACAAGCTCAGCCGCCGCGGGTCACGAGAGCCGATAATCTGAAAATCGGCTACTTTCATCAAGACCTCAGCCAAATACGTAATGATCGCAATCTCTTAGAAAATGTGCTTGATGGTTCTTTGGAAAATGGACAGACAGCGCGAGACTTTTTAGGCGCTTTTGGTATACGCCGAGATAAAGTTTTTCAAAAAAGCGGCAGTTTATCAGGCGGTGAGAAAATCAAATTAGCTTTGATTAAAGTCCTATTATCGGATGCTAATCTGCTGATTTTAGACGAACCGACAAATTTTCTCGACTTATCGGCGATTGAGGCTTTACAAGATTTCTTGACGGATTATACGGGCGGTTTACTGATCATTTCTCATGATTTGACTTTGATTCAGGCAGTTTCAAATAAGATTTTAAAAATCGAGGCACAACGTATAATTAAGGTATGAGTATTTTAGACGAAACTTTTCAATTGAATAATCAAAACAAAATTCCGAAAATCGCCTTTGGCACCTGGCGATTGGCTGATGGGGATGAAGCCTACAATGCTGTTACGGAAGCTTTGAAAATCGGTTACCGGCACATTGATACGGCTTTTCATTATTTTAATGAGCCTTCAGTCGGACGCGCCATTAAAGATTCCGGCGTTGACAGGAAGGATATTTTTCTGACAACTAAACTACCGGCTGAAATCAAAAATCATGATGATATTTTGAAAAATTTTCAAGAATCTTTGGACCGTTTGCAGACCGATTATGTTGATCTTTACTTGATTCATGCACCATGGCCATGGTCTGATATCAATCTAGATTATCGCTATGATGGTGCTAATCAGGAAGCTTGGCGGACGATGGAGGAGATTTATCATTCCGGTCGTGCCAAGGCAATCGGTGTATCTAATTTTGATATCCACGATTTGAAAAATCTGCAAGCTATTTGGACCGTTAAACCAGCTGTCAATCAGATTGAGTACTATATTGGCTGGACACAACCAAAAATTACGGCCTTTACGAAATCACTCGGTATCCAAGTCGAGGCCTATTCACCGCTGGCGACTGGAGGTCTGGCAACACAAGACGAGATTCAGAAAATTGCTGATAAATATCAGGTTTCTGTCCCGCAAATTGCCCTTAAATATGTGCTTCAAAAAGATATTCTGCCTTTGCCGCGTGCAACGAAGGCTGAGCATGCCAAATCCAATGCTACACTTGATTTCCAACTTTCGGACGCCGACATGGCTATTTTGGATCGGATTCCCGATACAGGCCAGGCCCGTCATAATGTGACAATGGGATGAGCCAAACGGTTGAAGGAAATTTTATTAGTCGAATTTATTAGACATAAAAGCCGGCAACATCTCAAAGAGAACTTGAAAACGA
The Oenococcus kitaharae DSM 17330 DNA segment above includes these coding regions:
- a CDS encoding NUDIX hydrolase produces the protein MADYVKDIRAKVGHMPLVMVGVGGAYIKDGKVLLQERADTGGWGLPGGYMEYGERVEETLKREFKEDAGLEILSYRFLTNFDQEFFTYPNGDQTQVLTPFYLVTAVKNQPAAFDKHETKAIAFFDFDHLPEIHFASHKKILAYLKTLL
- a CDS encoding ATP-dependent Clp protease ATP-binding subunit translates to MDNQYTTSAKNVLLLAQEQAKYFKHEIVGSEHLLLALALEKDGLASKVLQDYNVTDDDIRNEIEQFTGYGSHENVTAGFLAYSPKAQEILKNAALQAQSLGAKKIATEHLLLALLNDESILSSRILVSLDVRLQDLTKAVFKRIGVDPTQQRAAQVQNQSNQAGTPTLDSMSRDLTAMAQAGQIDPVVGRDQEVHRVIQILSRRTKNNPVLIGEPGVGKTAIAEGLAEKIVSGQVPFDLAHKRLMALDMGALIAGTKYRGEFEDRLKKIINEIHNDGQVILFIDELHTLIGAGGAEGALDASNLLKPALARGELQTIGATTFDEYQKYIESDQALERRFASVTIDEPNEDDSVQILKGLRPRYEEHHHVNISDQSIEAAVKLSSRYITDRFLPDKAIDLMDEAAAKVRIDTVQPEDKKAELEKHLAQLRDQLDDAVSSGDFDKATKIRQDEIKIRKQLALIETDTLINGSKGHGYGLTVTEKDIAEVVGQQTGVPVTQLQKSESDRLLHLEAILHRRVVGQNEAISAVARAIRRARSGIKDPSRPIGTFMFLGPTGVGKTELAKALAEAMFDSEDNMIRVDMSEYQESYSASRLIGSAPGYVGYDEGGQLTERVRNHPYSVVLLDEAEKAHPDIFNLLLQVFDDGYMTDSKGRKVDFRNTIIIMTSNLGATRVRDNKHVGFGAMEPQDNYQAMSSEIRAALKERFRPEFINRIDETIIFHSLNKTELHKIVELMSHGILERVAEQGIAIKMSKTAIDLVAQAGFDPEYGARPIRRAFQNNVEDVVSDALLSGRIKAGDSVTVGAKRGKIDLLIHKQTEKSK
- a CDS encoding aldo/keto reductase, whose amino-acid sequence is MSILDETFQLNNQNKIPKIAFGTWRLADGDEAYNAVTEALKIGYRHIDTAFHYFNEPSVGRAIKDSGVDRKDIFLTTKLPAEIKNHDDILKNFQESLDRLQTDYVDLYLIHAPWPWSDINLDYRYDGANQEAWRTMEEIYHSGRAKAIGVSNFDIHDLKNLQAIWTVKPAVNQIEYYIGWTQPKITAFTKSLGIQVEAYSPLATGGLATQDEIQKIADKYQVSVPQIALKYVLQKDILPLPRATKAEHAKSNATLDFQLSDADMAILDRIPDTGQARHNVTMG
- a CDS encoding ABC-F family ATP-binding cassette domain-containing protein, whose protein sequence is MSLNITKLEKRVDGQQLFTVDKAFIKNRARIGVIGDNGQGKTTLLNIIAGRDKDFSGQLYVSGSLAFVAQINDFDQLSGGQRVRRLIEEALLKRPDLLILDEPTTHLDQENVNWLLGRLKKFSGSVLAVSHDRYFLDQFAQEIWAFQDHQLTVFPSTLQNFLDTRAAQAESQAAAFKESRNKKKKLQKAENRVRGEAQRISNHSVRDPFHAKVAKQMFQVAKNLHRHMDNLNDVSKPFVQKKLKLQHPLHMAAGKNLIKVLNLDIVRDGQTLVSDLTFSIAAGDKVALIGENGSGKTTSVERILQAQPPRVTRADNLKIGYFHQDLSQIRNDRNLLENVLDGSLENGQTARDFLGAFGIRRDKVFQKSGSLSGGEKIKLALIKVLLSDANLLILDEPTNFLDLSAIEALQDFLTDYTGGLLIISHDLTLIQAVSNKILKIEAQRIIKV